The stretch of DNA ATCGGAGTAGACACTCCAGAAACGCACGATCCGCGCAAACCGGTACAGTGCTTTGGAAAGGCCGCTTCAGACTGGACGACCCAGACATTGACTGGGCGCAGTGTGCGCCTGGAGGCTGACCCGAGTCAGGGCGAGCGTGATAAATATGATCGCTTACTGGCATATGTATGGCGCGACGATGGGCTATTTATTAATCAGACCCTTATCAAGGAGGGATACGCGCATGAATACACGTATCAGACGCCATACAAATATCAGCAAACCTTTCGAGGGGATGAACGACAGGCCCGCGAGCAGTCCAGGGGGCTATGGGCTGCAGATACATGTGGTGGGGATACAAAGCAGCCGGCAAGGTGACGAGAGTGTATCCAACCCGGTATACTAACACTATGAAAAAGACATATGATGTAGCAATTATTGGCGGCGGGCCGGCGGCGTATACAGCGGCGATCTATGCATCGCGCGCGTCTTTGTCGGTTGTGCTGGTTACTGGTGATACCCCGGGTGGGCAACTCTTGCTTACGAGTGAGGTGGAGAACTTTCCTGGATTTA from bacterium encodes:
- a CDS encoding thermonuclease family protein is translated as MSRRRAYKILSLVVVAMLTYVAAKAAPQKPPTAAMVSQASMVKVTKISDGDTIEVEVNGVSEKVRLIGVDTPETHDPRKPVQCFGKAASDWTTQTLTGRSVRLEADPSQGERDKYDRLLAYVWRDDGLFINQTLIKEGYAHEYTYQTPYKYQQTFRGDERQAREQSRGLWAADTCGGDTKQPAR